Proteins encoded within one genomic window of Prauserella marina:
- a CDS encoding cytochrome P450 family protein, translating to MSATSTTSATARTATNSDLGRHLLTVRGFQFIFGAQGDPYALLLRAGSDDPAALDARVRERGALYKSETGAWVTGHYPHARDILADPRLELRHEGEDESPQQHMFQDIWDNPKLCHIVPLDDAFLNLKRADYERIGTLFDPLLGAEAVRAHHPAVQRIVERTAGSLPGEFDMMADFARPVATTLVAEILNIPADERDRFAELASSVGIALDSGLCPPQYKVARALMTSLAELRELLGTQQLFGEQRPSTGGAEDVLAAGLLLTVAGIEVAVNLICNSVVALLDHPDQWQVLRGDPGLARGTVEETLRFDSPVRLEHRITTKDVEICGEKIPADTQLVVVVGAANRDPAVFAEPERFDIIRKSEVDQLSLFGGLYGGFVAPLVRLQAEVAVGALAARFPALRHRERVLRRMRSPVTRGVLRFPVSNA from the coding sequence ATGTCTGCCACGTCAACGACGTCTGCCACGGCACGAACCGCGACCAACAGTGACCTCGGTCGTCACCTGCTGACCGTTCGCGGCTTCCAGTTCATCTTCGGTGCGCAGGGAGACCCGTACGCGTTGCTCCTGAGGGCGGGCAGCGATGACCCGGCCGCGCTCGACGCGCGAGTGCGCGAGCGCGGCGCGCTCTACAAGAGCGAGACCGGCGCCTGGGTGACCGGGCATTACCCGCACGCCCGCGACATTCTCGCGGATCCGCGGCTGGAGCTGCGCCACGAGGGTGAGGACGAGTCCCCGCAGCAGCACATGTTCCAGGACATCTGGGACAACCCGAAGCTCTGCCACATCGTTCCGCTGGACGACGCGTTCCTCAACCTCAAGCGTGCGGACTACGAGCGGATCGGCACACTCTTCGATCCGTTGCTCGGCGCCGAGGCTGTGCGGGCACACCACCCCGCCGTGCAGCGGATCGTCGAGCGGACAGCGGGCAGCTTGCCCGGCGAGTTCGACATGATGGCGGACTTCGCACGACCTGTCGCGACCACGCTGGTGGCGGAGATCCTGAACATTCCGGCTGACGAACGGGACCGTTTCGCCGAACTTGCCTCCAGCGTCGGCATCGCGCTGGACAGCGGATTGTGCCCGCCGCAGTACAAGGTCGCTCGTGCCCTGATGACCTCCCTTGCCGAGCTCCGCGAATTGCTCGGCACACAGCAACTGTTCGGCGAACAGCGGCCGAGCACGGGCGGCGCGGAAGACGTGCTGGCGGCGGGCCTGCTGCTGACGGTGGCCGGTATCGAGGTGGCGGTGAACCTGATCTGCAACTCGGTGGTCGCGCTGCTCGACCATCCTGACCAGTGGCAGGTGCTGCGCGGCGATCCCGGCCTCGCCCGCGGAACGGTCGAGGAGACCCTGCGATTCGACTCGCCCGTCCGGCTGGAGCACCGCATCACCACCAAGGACGTCGAGATCTGCGGAGAGAAGATCCCGGCTGATACTCAGCTTGTCGTGGTGGTCGGAGCCGCCAACCGAGACCCGGCGGTTTTCGCCGAACCGGAACGATTCGATATCATCCGGAAGTCCGAAGTAGACCAGCTGAGCCTGTTTGGCGGACTCTACGGCGGATTCGTCGCGCCGCTGGTCCGGTTGCAGGCCGAGGTCGCGGTGGGCGCCCTGGCAGCCCGCTTCCCGGCGCTGCGCCATCGCGAGCGCGTATTGCGCCGGATGCGGTCCCCGGTCACGCGCGGGGTCCTGCGGTTCCCGGTCAGCAACGCATAG
- a CDS encoding alpha/beta fold hydrolase — protein MSERVVSSGDVKLWSQDFGDPANPALLMIMGGNLTAYGWPDEFVQLLADRGLHVIRYDHRDTGRSSFRDYQQHPYTYDDMAADAVAVLDGWEVSKAHVVGLSMGTSLAQVMALNHPGRVRSLILMLGGALDTDFDAAIEAAFEGKTHVNGLPVPTQRFLDMLTRVQQPAEDREAMLAKQVDKWRLLNGPGIPFDDKEYRRWEERAMDHAGTWEEPVTHYMVGLPPQSRGEELRAVTAPTLVIQAPNDPAAPPPHGQHLASLIPGARVAEIPGMGHALPTPVHAPLADVIIAHTLTGERE, from the coding sequence ATGAGCGAACGTGTTGTCTCATCGGGAGATGTGAAGCTGTGGAGCCAGGACTTCGGTGACCCGGCCAACCCGGCACTGTTGATGATCATGGGTGGCAACCTGACCGCCTACGGCTGGCCGGACGAGTTCGTCCAGCTACTGGCCGACCGCGGCCTGCACGTGATCCGGTACGACCACCGGGATACCGGCAGGTCCTCTTTCCGGGACTACCAACAGCATCCCTACACCTACGACGACATGGCGGCGGACGCGGTCGCGGTGCTCGACGGCTGGGAGGTCAGCAAGGCACACGTTGTCGGCCTTTCGATGGGCACCTCGCTCGCCCAGGTGATGGCACTCAACCACCCCGGCCGCGTCAGGAGCCTGATACTGATGCTCGGCGGCGCGCTGGACACCGACTTCGACGCGGCCATCGAGGCCGCGTTCGAGGGCAAGACACACGTGAACGGCTTGCCGGTGCCGACCCAGCGATTCCTGGACATGCTGACCCGTGTCCAGCAGCCCGCGGAGGATCGCGAGGCCATGCTCGCCAAACAGGTCGACAAGTGGCGCCTGCTCAACGGCCCCGGAATTCCGTTCGACGACAAGGAATACCGGCGCTGGGAGGAGCGCGCGATGGACCACGCCGGGACGTGGGAGGAACCCGTCACGCACTACATGGTCGGTCTGCCGCCACAGAGCCGGGGAGAGGAACTGCGCGCCGTCACCGCGCCGACTCTGGTGATCCAGGCTCCGAACGACCCCGCCGCGCCGCCGCCACACGGCCAACACCTCGCCAGCCTGATTCCGGGAGCTCGGGTGGCCGAGATCCCGGGCATGGGGCACGCCCTGCCGACACCAGTGCACGCGCCGCTGGCTGACGTGATCATCGCGCACACACTCACCGGCGAAAGGGAATAA